The Strix uralensis isolate ZFMK-TIS-50842 chromosome 23, bStrUra1, whole genome shotgun sequence genome has a segment encoding these proteins:
- the MRPL20 gene encoding large ribosomal subunit protein bL20m: MVLLSAPRWLRSRLTDRFWRVQEVLKYARHFRGRKNRCYKLAVRSVRRAFVKSTKARREKKRFLRALWITRIEAASLEHGLKYPAFISNLLKSQVELNRKMIADLAIYEPKTFKSLAALAQRRRQEGFLAALGDGKEPDGIFSRIVHHY, from the exons ATGGTGCTGCTGAGCGCTCCGCGCTGGCTGCGCAGCCGCCTCACCGACCGCTTCTGGAGGGTGCAGGAGGTGCTCAAGTATGCGCGG cattttcgTGGAAGGAAGAACCGCTGCTATAAGCTGGCTGTACGAAGTGTTCGGAGAGCTTTTGTGAAGTCTACAAAGGccagaagagagaagaagagattCCTAAGAGCG CTTTGGATCACGAGGATTGAAGCAGCTTCTCTTGAACATGGTTTGAAATACCCAGCTTTCATAAGCAATCTGCTTAAG TCCCAGGTGGAGCTGAATAGGAAAATGATTGCTGATTTGGCTATTTATGAGCCAAAGACGTTCAAGTCCCTGGCTGCGTTAGCCCAGAGGAGGAGACAAGAAGGCTTCCTTGCTGCCCTGGGAGATGGAAAAGAACCAGATGGGATATTTTCACGTATTGTACACCACTATTGA